Below is a genomic region from Deinococcus reticulitermitis.
GGGCACCGTCTCTCCCTCAGACTGCCTGGACCGCTCGGTGACCCAGGTCCATCGGCCAGCACGTCACTTCTTCAAAGCGTCCGGTGCTGAGGTAGAGACATAGGGCGTCAGCGTCTCACGAGACGGTCCGACACCGGCGCGGCTTCCGGGCGCAGCGGCGGCTGCGCGGCGAGCACCGGGTCGTGCAGGATGCAGCGGGCCTGGTGGCGCTCGCCCACGTCGTACATCCGGGGCAGCCCTTCACTGCACACCGGCCTCGCGTGCGGGCAGCGCGGCTCGAAGGGGCAGCCCGGCGGGAGGTCTTTTAGGTCGGGGACCTCGCCGCGCGCCTCCACCCCGCCGCTGAGATTGCCTTCGGGCTTGGGCGCGGCGCTCTTGAGAAGCTGGGTATAGGGCATCTGCGGCGCGCCGATCACGGCCTCTGCCGGGCCGATCTCGACGAGGTGCCCGGCGTACATCACGGCGACGCGGTCACTCATATAGCGTGCGCCGGCGAGGTCGTGGGTGATGAACAGCATGCTCAGCCCCTCCTGATCACGCAGGTCGAGCAGCAGGTTCATGATGTCGAGCCGGATCGACACGTCGAGCGCCGAGGTCGGCTCGTCGGCGAGAATCAGGGTGGGTTTGGCCGCGAGCGCGCGCGCGATCACCACGCGCTGACGCTGCCCGCCGGAAAGTTCGTGGGGGCGTTTGTCGATGTAGTTATTCCCCGGCGAGAGCCCCACCCGTTCGAGGAGGGTATTCACCTTCCCCCGGACCTCTCTGCCGCGCGCCAGGCCGTGAATCTGGAGGGGCCGGCCCACGATGTAGCCGATGGTGTGCAGCGGATTGAGGCTGGCGAAGGGGTCTTGGAAAATCATCTGCACGTTGCGCCGGAACTGCCGCAGCGCGGATCCCGAAAGCCGCAGCGGCACGTCCTGGCCGTCCATCCGCGTCGCGCCGCCGCTCGGGTCGTGCAGGCGCGAGATCAGCCGGGCGATGGTGCTTTTGCCCGAGCCCGACTCGCCGACCAGGCCGAGCACCTCGCCGCGCCCGATGGTAAAACTCACGTCGTTGACGGCGACGACCCGCGCGCCGCTGCGCCCGACGATAAAGACTTTGGTGAGCCCTTCGAGTTCGAGGGCGGGCGCCGCCTTTCCCGCGTCAGTCGGCGGCATGGGCGACCTCCCGGGCGACTTCCTTGACCGCGTCGGAGTGCAGGAAACACGCGACGCGGTGGCCCGGCGCGGTCTCCACGCTCGCGGGTTTGAACTCGTCGCACTTGCCGGGCATGCGGCTCGGGCAGCGGTCGAAGAACGGGCAATAGGGGATGTCGGCGCTCAGCGGTGGGGGCCGGCCCGGAATCCCCTCACGCCGCTCGCGCGGGCCGTCCAAAGCCGGGAAGGAGTTCATCAGCTTGAGGGTGTAGGGATGCTTGGGGTGGCGGTAGAGCTGCTGGGCGGGCGCTTCCTCGATGATTTCCCCGGCGTACATGATCGCGATGCGGTCACTCATCTCGACGAGGAGCGAGAGGTCGTGGGTGATGAAGATGATCGAGATGCCGAGGCGCCTGCGGACGGCATCAATTTCCTGCAAGATCTGGCGCTGCACCACCACGTCGAGGGCGGTGGTCGGCTCGTCCATCACCACGAGCTTGGGTTCGAGGGCGAGCGCGATCGCGATCACCACGCGCTGCTTCATGCCGCCCGAGAGCTGGTGCGGGTAGGAGTCGAGGTAACTCTCGCGGATGCCGACGAGTTTGAAGAGTTCCTTCGCCCGCGCCTCCAGCCGCGCCGGGTCGGTCACGCCGTGTGCCTGCATCGCGTCGTAGACCTGCTCGCGCACCTTGATCACCGGGTTGAGGATGTTCATGCTCGCCTGGAAGACCATCGAGTAGTCCTTCCAGCGCACCCGGCGCAGCTCTGCGGGGCTCATGGCGAGCAGGTCCTTGCCGTCCAGCTCCGACTCGCCGCTGAACACCACGCCGGGCGCGTCGAGGAGCCGCGTCGCCGCGAACGCCAGCGTCGATTTGCCGCACCCCGACTCGCCGGCCAGCCCCACGAACTCGCCGGGCGCGATATCGAGCGACACGTCGCGCACCGCGCGCACGCTCCCGCCCGGCGTCGCGTAGCCGGCCTCCATGTCGCGGACGCGCAGCAGCGGCTGAGGCGTCCCGGGGGCGGGCGGGGCGTCGGGGGAAGTGGCGGGCTTGCGGCCCGCGCGCAAGACGCGGGTGGCGCGCGTTCCGTGCACAATTTTGGGGTTGGTCACCTCGTCGATGCCGAAATTCAGCAGCGCGAACGCCGTGCCGAGGAGCGCGATCCCGAGGCCCGGCATGGCGATCCACGACCAGGCGTCCTGCATCAGCGCGCCGCGCGACTGTGCCCAGAACAGCATGGTGCCCCAGGTGACGCTGCTCACGTCGCCGAGGCCCAGGAAGGAGAGGCCCGCTTCCGAGAGCACGGCGTAGAGCGCGGTCCCGAAGAAGTTGGCCGCGATCAGCCCCGCGAGGTTGGGCAGCATCTCGGCGAAGATGATCCGCCCGGGGCGCTCGCCCGAGACGACGGCGGCCTGGATGAAGTCGCGGTTCCTTAGCGCGAGGGCCTGCGAGCGGATCACGCGCGCCCCCCACGCCCAGCCGGTGAGCGAGATCACCAGGATGATCGACCACACCCCGCCGCCGCGCAGGAAGGCGCTGGCGATGATCAGCAGCGGCAGCCCCGGCAGCACGAGAAAGACGTTGGTGAGGATATTGATCGCCTCGTCCACCTTGCCGCCGAAATAAGCCCCCGCGAGCCCGAGCGCCGCTCCGATGAAGGTGGCGATGATGCCGACGCTGAGCCCGACCAGGAGCGTGAGCCGCGCGCCGTAGACAAACTGCGCCCACACGTCCTGCCCGAGCGCGGTCGTGCCGAGCGGGTGCTCGCCACCAGGTTTGAGCCAGGTTCCGAAGTCCTGCGAGGTGGGCGAGTAGGGGGTCAGCAGCGGCGCAAAGATCGCCATCAGGATCATGAGGAGCAGGATCACGGCCCCCGCCGCCGCGCGGGGCGAGCGCCGCAGGATGGTCAGCAGCCCGTTCATTCGGCCTTCCCGTCGCGCACGCGCGGATCGAGCGAGGCGTAGAGCAGGTCCACGATGAAGTTGGCGATGAGGACCGCCGCCGCGATGAAGAGAAAGAGCGCCTGCATCAGCGGGTAATCGAGGCCGGTGACCGCGTTGTAGAGCTGGAGACCCAGCCCCGGATAAGAGAACACGGTCTCGGTCAGAATCGAGCCGCCCACCACGAAGCCGAGCGCCATCCCGAAGGCCGTGAAGCTCGGCAGCAGGGCGTTGCGCAGGACGTAGCGCCTCAGCAGCCGGCCCTCAGACAGGCCCTTGGCGCGGGCGAAGGCGATGTAGTCCTCCGACATCACCCCCATCACGTTGTTGCGCATGGTGATCAGCCACCCGCCCGCCGAGGTCACGATGATGGTGAGCGCCGGCAAGACCGCGTGCAGGAGCAGGCTGCGCCACCACTCGGAGGTCCCGGTCTTCACGAACGGCGCGAGCGCTCCGCCCAGCGGAAAGATGCTGTTGCGAAAGGCCAGGACGTAGAGCAGGATCAGCGCGAACCAGAAGTACGGCATCGAATTCAGGAAAAGGGCGATCGGCGGCAGGGCGTCGGCGAGCGGCGTGCCCCGGCGCCACGCGCTGTAGAGCCCGAAGGCGCTGCCGATAAAAAACGCCAGCACCGTGCAGACCCCCACCAGCCCGATGGTCCACGGCGCCGCCTGCTTCACGATGTCGATCACCGGGGTCGGAAACTGCACGATGGAGCGCCCGAAATCGCCGCGCAGCAGGTCGCCGAGGTAGCCGAAATACTGGGTGAGCAGGCTGCCCTGATCATTCAGCCCGTAAGCGACTTTCAGCGCCTCGATCGCGTTGGTGTCGAGCTTGCCCTGGTACTTGGCGATCATCGCGCCGATCGGGTCGCCCGGCACCAGGCGCGGCAGGATGAAGTTGAGGGTGGCGGCCACCCAGAGCGTGAAGAGCAAGATCCCGAACTTTCGGAGCAGATAACGCATGGGCTCTCTCCCGTGAATGAGGTGGAACGGGGGCGCGGGGGCCTGTCCGCGACCTTGCGCCGCGCCAGACCCCCGCACCCTGTCCGGCGCGACTTACTTGGGTTTCACGTTCAGGTACATCAGCCGCGCGCCGATGGTGTCGTCGGCGGTGCCGTGGTTGTAGGGATTTTGCGCGCTCGGGAAGCCGGTAAAGCGGCTGGTGTTGTAGTTCGAGAATTCCGAGCGGTCGGTGAGCGCGAGGTACGGCATGTCCTGCATCACGACCTTGGTGATGGTGGCGATGGCTTTTTTCTGGGTCGCCACGTCACTCGTCGAGCTGTAGGTTTGCAAGGCCTTGGTGACGGTGGGGTTGGTGTAGCGCGAGAGGTTCGAGGCCGCCGTCTTGCCGACCGCCGCGCTGTACTCGGGCGAGAGGGTCTTGTCGTACATGTAGTACGGCGTCGGCCCCGAGCCCCAGCCCCAGCTGATGCCGAGGTCGTAGGTGCCGGTCTGGAGCCCGCCCGCGTAGGAACTCCAGGCCTGCTGGTCGATCTGGGTGTTGATGCCGACCTTCTTGAGATCCCCGCTGATCACCTGCGCCATCGTGATGAAGTCGGTCCAGCCCGCGCCCACCAGGATCTTGAAGGTCGGCAGCGGCTTGCCGTCCTTGCCGAGGCGGTTGCCCTTGCTGTCCTTCTTGTAGCCGGCGGCGGTGAGTGCCCGGTCGGCGGCGGCGGTGTCGTATTTCAGGCTCGCGGTGCCCTTGGCAAGCCACTCGCCCTGCTGCCCAGGGATGATGCCGCTGGTGTGCGCCGCCTTGGCGATGCCGGCGTAGCCCTTGAGAGCGACTTGCGCCGTGTTGATCGCCTGCGACATCCCGCGCCGCAGCGCCGGGTCGTCGAGCGGTTTTTTCGCGGTGTTGAAGTAGAGGTAGTTGTAGTTGTCCACCGGCCAGTAGATCCCCATGTTGGGCTTCTTGGAAAAGCCCAGGGGGTCGGTCAGGCCGATGTAGCCGTAGTCGGCCTCGCCCTTGAGCAGCTTGAGCTGCGCAGCGTCGTTGGAATTGGTGGCGAGCCACACGAGCGCGTCCACGTAGGGCTGGCCCTTGATCCAGTAGTTGGGGTTCTTGACGAGCCGCAGCGCCTGCTGGCTGTACTGATCGAACAGGAAGGGGCCGGTGCCGACCGGCTTGGCGTTCGTCTCGGTGAGCGGCGCCGTGACCTTGCTCCAGACGTGTTCGGGCACCATCATGACCTGAAGCAGATCCGGCAGAATCGGGGTATTCGCGCGGCTGAAGGCGAAGACCAGCGTATTGGCGCCCGAAGCCTTCACGCTGCTCAGGCCGTTTTTCCATAGCCCCGCCACGTCGAGCGCCGGATACTGTTTGAGGTAGTTGTAGGTGAACGCCGCGTCGCGCGCGCTGAAGGCCTTGCCGTCGTGCCACTTCACGCCGCTGCGGGTGGTGACGGTGAGCGTCTTGTTGCTGTTACTCCACTTGTAGCTCGTGCCGAGCACCGGCGTCATCTTGCCGTTGAGGATATTGACGTAGTAGAGCGACTCGTAGATCGCCGAGTTCGTCGGCTGGAGGTGCTGGTCGTTGGGCGTGAAGGGGTTGAAGTTCTGCGCGCCCCACTGGGTGGCCCGCACCACGGTGAAGGTCGATTGCGCCTGGGCCTGACTCCAGAGCGCGGCGGTGAGTGTAACCAGGACGGCGGAAGCAGCGGAAAAGACTCGTTTCATCGGGTTTCCCTCCTCGGGAGAACGTTGAAGGTCTCAGGACCACGAATGAAGCGCTTCACCGTCCACATCTGCGGGGGCCTCCTCGCGGCCCGCGCGTGGCACGCGTCATCGCTCCTTATAAATTCTCTGTAGAGCGATAGTACCTCCAATCCGCCCGCTGTCTAGGGCAACGGGTCCTATTGCTCAGTCTCGGCGCTGCCCAGCACGCGAAAAGTGCCAGGGGCGCCCGCCGCCGAGTGAGGCGCGATCCAGACGTGGAACTCGCCCGCTTCGGCGCCCCAGCTCCCTTCAGCGCGCCAGAACGCCAGCGAAGAGACCGGCACCTCGAAGCGCAGGGTGCGCCGCTCACCGGGGGCCAGCTCGGCCCGAATAAAGCCCCTGAGTTCGCGGACCGGACGCGTGACCGACCCCACGAGGTCGCGGACGTAGAGCTGCGCGACTTCCGCCCCGGCCCGCTCGCCCACATTGGTCAGCTCGGCCTCGATGATGACGGTGCCGCCCAGCTCCACCTCGGGCGTGAGGACCCGGACCGGCCCGTACTCGAAGCGCGTGTAGGTCAGCCCGTGGCCGAAGGGGAAAAGCGGCGTGTTGGGCGAGTCGGTGTAGCGCGAGGTGAAGGGCTCGCCGAACTGCACGGCGCCGGGACCGCCCTCGGGACGTCCGGTGTTTTTGTGGGCGTAGGTCATCGGCAGTTGCCCGACGTGGCGCGGCCAACCTGCCGTCAGGCGACCGCCCGGGGACGCAGCGCCGAAGAGCAGCTCGGCCACCGCCCGCCCGGCCCGTGTGCCGCCGTGCCAGGCCGCAAGCACCGCCGCGCTGCCCTCTACGAGTTCGGGAATCACCAGCGGACGCCCGCTGAGAATCACGCTCACCACCGGCTTCCCGGTCGCCAGGACCGCCCGCGCGAGCCGCGCCTGCGCGCCCGGCAGCCCGGGGCGCGTTTTCGAGCGGGCCTCGCCGCTCATCTGGTCGTCCTCACCGAGCACCAGGATCACCATGTCGGCGGCCTCGGCGGCCCGCACCGCTTCGGCAAAGTCGCCTTCGTCCGCGTCCCGGACCGTGCCGCCGGGGACGTAGGCCACGTCGGGAGCGAACTGCCGCACGCCTTCAAGAATGGTCTCCACCTCCTCGGCGCGGCCAAAGAGGGTCCAGCAGCCGAGCAGCGCGCGCCGGGCGTCGGCGAGCGGGCCGATCAGGGCGACGCGACCGGCGCCGGGGGTCAGGGGGAGCACCCCGTCCCCGTTCTTGAGGAGCACTGCCGACTGCCGCGCGACTTCGAGGGCGAGGTCGCGGGTCTCCTCCCTCCCCATGAACCCCTCGGCCCGCGCCGCGTCCACGTAGGGCTGCTCGAAGAGGCCCAGGCGCAGCTTGAGCATCAGGACCCGCAAGGTGGCCTCGTCCACGAGCGCCTCGGGCACCGTACCCTCTCTGACCAGCTCCGGCAGATGGTCGGCGTAGGCGCGGCTCACCATCTCGATGTCGAGGCCCGCCGTGAGGCTGAGACGCGCGGCGTCCTGGAGGTCGGCGGCGACGCCGTGGGGGATAAGTTCACGGACCGACTCGTAGTCGCTCAGGGTCACGCCCGGCCAGCGCCACTCCTCCCGCAGAATCCGGCGCAGGGTGAAGGGGTTGGCGCTCGCCGGCACGCCGCCGATCTCGTTGAACGCCGTCATTACGGTTCCGGCGCCAGCGTCAAAGGCCGCCTTGAAGGGCGGCAGGTGGACTTCGCGCAGGGTGCGCTCGCTGAGATCGACGGTGTTGTAGTCGCGCCCGGCCTCCGCAGCGCCGTAGCCGACGTAGTGCTTCGGGCAGGCCGCCACCTGCCGCCCGGTCTCCAGGTCTGCCGCCTGAAAGCCGCGCACCCGCGCCGCCGCGAGCACGCCGCCGAGGTACACGTCTTCACCGGAGCCTTCGGCGATCCGGCCCCAGCGGGGATCGCGCGCCACGTCCACCATCGGCGCGAAGATCCAGTCGATGCCGACTGCCGACGCTTCGAGCGCCGCCGCCCGCGCCGCGCGCTCCAGCAGCGGCGGGTTCCAGGTACACGCCTCGGCGAGCGGAATCGGAAACACCGTGCGGAAGCCGTGGATCACGTCGGCGCCGATCAGGAGGGGAATCCCCAGCCGCGACTCCTCGGCGGCGAGGCGCTGGTACTCGTTGACGAGCGCGGGGTCGGCGAGGTTCAGCAGCGAGCCCACCCGCCCGGCGCGAATGTCGTCCCGCAGGCCGGGGCGCTCGGGAAGCGGTGCGCCTTCCGGCGTCTCGGCGCCCAGCTCCACCGGCTGCACCTGCCAGAGCTGCCCGATCTTCTCCTCCAATGTCATCTGTGCGAGGAGGGCCTGGGCACGGGCCTCCAGATCGGGCCGGGGGGCGGTGTCGTCGCGGACCGGGGCGGGGCGGGTCATGCCCCACGGTAACGCGGCAGGCGGTCTGCTCTCCGCTGCCCCCGGTCCGCCGGGCGTAGAGTGAGGGATGGCCCGCGTCAAGATCGCCTACATCGGCGGAGGCAGCACCCGTGCCCCCGGCACCGTCGCCTCGTTCATCCGGCAGTGGCGGAACTTCGCGGGGTCCGAGATCGCGCTGATGGACCTCGACGAGGAAAAACTGGGGCTCGTGCGCGACCTCGCCCGGCGCATGATCGAGGCCGAGGGCGCCGACCTCACCGTGAGCGCGACCCTCGACCGGTGCGAAGCCCTGGACGGCTGCGACGGCGTGCTCTCGAGCTACCGCCCCGGCGGCTTCGAGGCGCGTTATCAGGACGAGATCATTCCGCTGCGCCTCGGCGCTGTCGGGCAGGAGACGCAGGGCGCGGGCGGACTGTTCATGGCGCTGCGGGCGATCCATGTCGCCCAGGGCCTCGTGCGCGACATGGAGGAGCTGTGCCCGCAGGCCACACTCTTTAACTACACTAACCCCGTCAATATCGTCGCTCAGGCGGTCGCCGACCACTCGCCGGTGCGGGTGATCTCGCTGTGCGAGGGGCCGGTCGTCTTTCCGCGTGAGATCGCCGAGGTCGCCGGTCTCGACCCGGAGCCGGTGCGCGCGGTGATGCTCGGGCTCAACCACGCCTGCTGGAGCGCGCAGGCCGAGTACGGGGGGCGGCCCTTCTTGCCGCTTCTCGCCGAGCGCCTCGCCGTTCCCCCCGAGGAGGGCGGCGTGCAGGACCCCTGGGCGCGGAGATGGCTGGAGCTCGCGGTGGCGATGGACAGCCTGCCGGCCTCGTACATGAAGTACTACTTTTTCGAGGACGAGATGCGGCGCGAGCTTCAGGCCAAGTCCACCACCCGCGCGCAGGACATCTTGCGGGAGGTCCCGAGCTACTGGGCGCACTACGCCGAGCAGCGGCGCGAAGAGAAGCC
It encodes:
- a CDS encoding ABC transporter permease encodes the protein MRYLLRKFGILLFTLWVAATLNFILPRLVPGDPIGAMIAKYQGKLDTNAIEALKVAYGLNDQGSLLTQYFGYLGDLLRGDFGRSIVQFPTPVIDIVKQAAPWTIGLVGVCTVLAFFIGSAFGLYSAWRRGTPLADALPPIALFLNSMPYFWFALILLYVLAFRNSIFPLGGALAPFVKTGTSEWWRSLLLHAVLPALTIIVTSAGGWLITMRNNVMGVMSEDYIAFARAKGLSEGRLLRRYVLRNALLPSFTAFGMALGFVVGGSILTETVFSYPGLGLQLYNAVTGLDYPLMQALFLFIAAAVLIANFIVDLLYASLDPRVRDGKAE
- a CDS encoding ABC transporter substrate-binding protein translates to MKRVFSAASAVLVTLTAALWSQAQAQSTFTVVRATQWGAQNFNPFTPNDQHLQPTNSAIYESLYYVNILNGKMTPVLGTSYKWSNSNKTLTVTTRSGVKWHDGKAFSARDAAFTYNYLKQYPALDVAGLWKNGLSSVKASGANTLVFAFSRANTPILPDLLQVMMVPEHVWSKVTAPLTETNAKPVGTGPFLFDQYSQQALRLVKNPNYWIKGQPYVDALVWLATNSNDAAQLKLLKGEADYGYIGLTDPLGFSKKPNMGIYWPVDNYNYLYFNTAKKPLDDPALRRGMSQAINTAQVALKGYAGIAKAAHTSGIIPGQQGEWLAKGTASLKYDTAAADRALTAAGYKKDSKGNRLGKDGKPLPTFKILVGAGWTDFITMAQVISGDLKKVGINTQIDQQAWSSYAGGLQTGTYDLGISWGWGSGPTPYYMYDKTLSPEYSAAVGKTAASNLSRYTNPTVTKALQTYSSTSDVATQKKAIATITKVVMQDMPYLALTDRSEFSNYNTSRFTGFPSAQNPYNHGTADDTIGARLMYLNVKPK
- a CDS encoding dipeptide/oligopeptide/nickel ABC transporter permease/ATP-binding protein, which gives rise to MNGLLTILRRSPRAAAGAVILLLMILMAIFAPLLTPYSPTSQDFGTWLKPGGEHPLGTTALGQDVWAQFVYGARLTLLVGLSVGIIATFIGAALGLAGAYFGGKVDEAINILTNVFLVLPGLPLLIIASAFLRGGGVWSIILVISLTGWAWGARVIRSQALALRNRDFIQAAVVSGERPGRIIFAEMLPNLAGLIAANFFGTALYAVLSEAGLSFLGLGDVSSVTWGTMLFWAQSRGALMQDAWSWIAMPGLGIALLGTAFALLNFGIDEVTNPKIVHGTRATRVLRAGRKPATSPDAPPAPGTPQPLLRVRDMEAGYATPGGSVRAVRDVSLDIAPGEFVGLAGESGCGKSTLAFAATRLLDAPGVVFSGESELDGKDLLAMSPAELRRVRWKDYSMVFQASMNILNPVIKVREQVYDAMQAHGVTDPARLEARAKELFKLVGIRESYLDSYPHQLSGGMKQRVVIAIALALEPKLVVMDEPTTALDVVVQRQILQEIDAVRRRLGISIIFITHDLSLLVEMSDRIAIMYAGEIIEEAPAQQLYRHPKHPYTLKLMNSFPALDGPRERREGIPGRPPPLSADIPYCPFFDRCPSRMPGKCDEFKPASVETAPGHRVACFLHSDAVKEVAREVAHAAD
- a CDS encoding glycoside hydrolase family 3 N-terminal domain-containing protein, producing MTRPAPVRDDTAPRPDLEARAQALLAQMTLEEKIGQLWQVQPVELGAETPEGAPLPERPGLRDDIRAGRVGSLLNLADPALVNEYQRLAAEESRLGIPLLIGADVIHGFRTVFPIPLAEACTWNPPLLERAARAAALEASAVGIDWIFAPMVDVARDPRWGRIAEGSGEDVYLGGVLAAARVRGFQAADLETGRQVAACPKHYVGYGAAEAGRDYNTVDLSERTLREVHLPPFKAAFDAGAGTVMTAFNEIGGVPASANPFTLRRILREEWRWPGVTLSDYESVRELIPHGVAADLQDAARLSLTAGLDIEMVSRAYADHLPELVREGTVPEALVDEATLRVLMLKLRLGLFEQPYVDAARAEGFMGREETRDLALEVARQSAVLLKNGDGVLPLTPGAGRVALIGPLADARRALLGCWTLFGRAEEVETILEGVRQFAPDVAYVPGGTVRDADEGDFAEAVRAAEAADMVILVLGEDDQMSGEARSKTRPGLPGAQARLARAVLATGKPVVSVILSGRPLVIPELVEGSAAVLAAWHGGTRAGRAVAELLFGAASPGGRLTAGWPRHVGQLPMTYAHKNTGRPEGGPGAVQFGEPFTSRYTDSPNTPLFPFGHGLTYTRFEYGPVRVLTPEVELGGTVIIEAELTNVGERAGAEVAQLYVRDLVGSVTRPVRELRGFIRAELAPGERRTLRFEVPVSSLAFWRAEGSWGAEAGEFHVWIAPHSAAGAPGTFRVLGSAETEQ
- a CDS encoding glycoside hydrolase — its product is MARVKIAYIGGGSTRAPGTVASFIRQWRNFAGSEIALMDLDEEKLGLVRDLARRMIEAEGADLTVSATLDRCEALDGCDGVLSSYRPGGFEARYQDEIIPLRLGAVGQETQGAGGLFMALRAIHVAQGLVRDMEELCPQATLFNYTNPVNIVAQAVADHSPVRVISLCEGPVVFPREIAEVAGLDPEPVRAVMLGLNHACWSAQAEYGGRPFLPLLAERLAVPPEEGGVQDPWARRWLELAVAMDSLPASYMKYYFFEDEMRRELQAKSTTRAQDILREVPSYWAHYAEQRREEKPELRPELSRGGIFELEIAVDVMDSFFNDKNEVWPTNVVGRGSVADFADDVVVEVPCVVGREGARPIAGHRLPPGPRGLVGALAEYQQLAARAAWSGTRKDAVQALVSNPLVRQLPLAEALYDELAHAHRAHLPERLW
- a CDS encoding ABC transporter ATP-binding protein, whose amino-acid sequence is MPPTDAGKAAPALELEGLTKVFIVGRSGARVVAVNDVSFTIGRGEVLGLVGESGSGKSTIARLISRLHDPSGGATRMDGQDVPLRLSGSALRQFRRNVQMIFQDPFASLNPLHTIGYIVGRPLQIHGLARGREVRGKVNTLLERVGLSPGNNYIDKRPHELSGGQRQRVVIARALAAKPTLILADEPTSALDVSIRLDIMNLLLDLRDQEGLSMLFITHDLAGARYMSDRVAVMYAGHLVEIGPAEAVIGAPQMPYTQLLKSAAPKPEGNLSGGVEARGEVPDLKDLPPGCPFEPRCPHARPVCSEGLPRMYDVGERHQARCILHDPVLAAQPPLRPEAAPVSDRLVRR